One Brassica napus cultivar Da-Ae chromosome A1, Da-Ae, whole genome shotgun sequence genomic region harbors:
- the LOC125575893 gene encoding uncharacterized protein LOC125575893 codes for MSSKKKQKVSKKSPLPSQYHFVPKTTAPPVPNRRSPPGVSDYPPPRQLFQDSEAQTQAASGPLHQPSPPPLHQPSPPSQSRRSETSATRRSPSRSQSQDSASTESPEAVEPTLSDEQTRLLNQLLSQPNWGTDIPILSPAFEPGTTWFGRDKGKLTRKITKTFTKKFDEAYYSWSVVPQNKRETIFVEFAKTHTWDQIHTGIVQEKFEAVCQRRMKNMVSVRRRSRVRPPWIHGELWEQMTAYWDTPEAEKKSQTASDSRLSDRNGLGPHKHNSGQKSFEQIEHEMVEKLGRPVTLGEVFMETHTRKDGTFVDLKAEKVAEMYKKNKEAKLTALEAENSQTSDSASNDPQLSIEEDNKIFLLSTFTNERGQHYGIGSLQQTLVNGKRTFSELSSSAFLDMNKLLEDAHHKIEEQAASNAANAAVIEEQGACIAEQSKQIKEFSIVGKFLAATNPLYNEFVAANSST; via the exons ATGTCATCAAAAAAGAAGcagaaagtttcaaaaaaatctcCCCTTCCCTCGCAGTACCATTTCGTTCCTAAGACGACAGCTCCTCCTGTCCCCAACCGCCGATCTCCACCAGGCGTGAGTGACTACCCACCTCCGAGGCAGCTCTTCCAAGACTCAGAGGCCCAAACTCAAGCTGCTTCAGGGCCTCTTCATCAACCATCTCCACCGCCTCTTCATCAACCATCTCCACCGTCACAATCTCGACGGTCCGAAACGTCAGCGACACGACGTTCGCCCAGCAGGTCTCAGTCTCAAGACTCTGCGAGTACAGAAAGTCCAGAAGCTGTGGAACCGACGCTCTCTGATGAGCAGACTCGTTTACTCAACCAACTGCTATCCCAGCCAAACTGGGGCACTGACATACCAATCCTTTCTCCAGCCTTTGAGCCTGGAACAACATG GTTTGGTCGTGACAAAGGGAAACTGACCCGGAAGATCACAAAGACTTTTACAAAAAAGTTTGATGAAGCTTATTACAGTTGGAGTGTTGTGCCTCAGAACAAAAGAGAGACGATATTTGTAGAATTTGCA aaaactCACACTTGGGATCAAATACACACTGGTATTGTTCAGGAGAAGTTTGAGGCGGTATGTCAGCGACGTATGAAGAACATGGTTAGCGTTCGTAGGAGGTCACGAGTGCGACCACCCTGGATCCACGGTGAACTGTGGGAACAAATGACTGCGTATTGGGACACTCCCGAAGCGGAAAAAAAGAGTCAGACAGCATCGGACTCTCGGTTGTCTGACCGGAACGGACTTGGTCCACACAAGCACAACTCCGGCCAGAAGTCTTTCGAACAAATCGAACATGAAATG GTTGAGAAATTGGGCAGACCAGTTACTCTTGGTGAAGTTTTCATGGAGACACATACAAGAAAGGATGGGACCTTTGTCGATTTGAAAGCAgagaaggttgcagagatgtataagaagaacaaagaagccaAGTTGACTGCCCTTGAGGCTGAAAACTCACAGACTTCAGACAGTGCTTCCAATGATCCACAGCTCTCCATAGAGGAGGATAATAAGATATTCCTTTTG TCAACTTTCACAAATGAAAGAGGACAGCACTATGGCATTGGAAGCCTCCAGCAAACTCTCGTCAATGGGAAACGGACGTTCAGTGAATTATCTTCATCTGCATTCCTCGACATGAATAAGCTTCTTGAAGATGCTCACCACAAAATAGAAGAGCAGGCTGCTTCTAATGCAGCAAATGCTGCTGTTATTGAAGAGCAAGGTGCTTGTATTGCAGAGCAATCAAAGCAGATCAAGGAGTTCTCTATAGTGGGGAAGTTTCTAGCTGCAACTAATCCATTATATAATGAGTTTGTAGCTGCTAATTCCAGCACCTGA